One Deinococcus apachensis DSM 19763 genomic window carries:
- a CDS encoding ATP-binding protein → MVLERAPFLAELTRLLGEAAAGQGRLVFVGGEAGVGKTTLVGTFCRDLGERVRVAIGACDPLSTPRPLGPLLDVAGALGGLEALGDSSRDGAFRMLLAKLGADAPPTLVVFEDVHWADEATLDLLRFLGRRMGSGRGLLIATYRDDEVGTTHPLRTLLGDLATSAAVRRLALPPLSMGAAAQLAQGSGLDAALLHRQTGGNPFFITEILAAGGEAMPATVRDAVLARAARLSPASRAVLEAASVIGARVEARLLSDVVGAELGAVEGCLESGVLLAQPEGFAFRHELGRQAVLGVIPPHRRRVLHALVLDALRREPAPDPARLAHHAEEAGDGAAVLDYAPQAARRAAQLKAHREAAGQYARALRFAGTFDPDRRAPLLEAYAYECYLTDQLGEAAKAREQALELWRALGEAQKEGENLRWLSRLHWFLGRNAEAERYARDALAVLEPHPPGTQLAMAYSNLSQLRMLAADVPGAVFWGERAAALARQLGDTATLSHALNNVHTARLEATPSEDWAGLEESLRLALASNLEEHAARAWTNLASLAVKHWQVDRARGYLEDGIAYATDHDLDAWRLYMQGWQALWLVYQARWNEAGELAQALTHNPRVSPVSRIQALVALGRIRARRGDPEVWSLLDEALSLAEPTGEFQRLGIVRTARAEAFWLAGDPERAAGEAASVYDLALSKGQPWLLGELAYWRWRAGALPSLPTGIAQPFALQMAGRPLEAARAWRALNAPYEAARALTESDDEPALKEALVEVERLGARPLAQRVTRRLRERGATGIPRGPRPATRTHPAGLTSREVEVLNLLAGGQRDKQIARQLNLSEKTVGHHVSAILAKLDRKSRAEAVLEARRQGILPT, encoded by the coding sequence ATGGTGCTTGAGCGCGCCCCTTTCCTCGCAGAACTGACCCGCCTGCTGGGTGAGGCCGCCGCGGGGCAGGGTCGCCTGGTGTTCGTGGGAGGGGAGGCCGGGGTGGGGAAGACCACGCTGGTCGGGACCTTCTGCCGCGACCTGGGCGAAAGAGTTCGGGTCGCCATCGGCGCGTGCGACCCGCTTTCCACGCCACGCCCGCTGGGGCCGCTGCTGGACGTGGCGGGAGCCCTAGGTGGCCTGGAGGCGCTGGGCGACAGCTCCCGCGATGGGGCATTCCGCATGTTACTGGCGAAGCTCGGCGCGGACGCTCCCCCCACCCTGGTGGTGTTCGAGGACGTTCACTGGGCCGACGAGGCCACCCTCGACCTGCTGCGGTTCCTGGGCCGCAGGATGGGCTCAGGCCGGGGACTGCTGATCGCCACCTACCGTGACGACGAGGTCGGCACCACCCATCCCCTGCGGACCCTGCTGGGCGACCTCGCCACCTCGGCGGCCGTCCGCCGCCTGGCGCTCCCGCCCCTGTCGATGGGCGCCGCTGCACAACTCGCCCAGGGCAGCGGACTGGACGCCGCCCTCCTGCACCGGCAAACCGGCGGCAATCCCTTCTTCATCACCGAGATCCTGGCGGCGGGCGGCGAGGCGATGCCCGCGACCGTGCGCGACGCGGTGCTGGCGCGGGCGGCCCGCCTTTCCCCCGCGAGCCGGGCCGTGCTCGAGGCCGCGTCGGTGATCGGGGCCCGGGTGGAGGCCAGGCTGCTCTCGGACGTGGTGGGGGCAGAGCTGGGCGCCGTCGAGGGCTGTCTGGAGAGCGGGGTCCTGCTCGCGCAGCCCGAGGGGTTTGCCTTCCGCCACGAGCTGGGACGGCAGGCCGTGCTGGGCGTCATTCCGCCCCACCGGCGGCGGGTCCTGCACGCCCTAGTGCTGGACGCGCTGCGCAGGGAACCCGCACCCGACCCCGCCCGGCTCGCCCACCACGCTGAGGAGGCAGGGGACGGGGCGGCGGTGCTCGACTACGCCCCCCAGGCGGCCCGGCGTGCGGCCCAGCTCAAGGCGCACCGTGAGGCGGCGGGCCAATATGCCCGGGCGCTGCGGTTCGCCGGAACGTTCGATCCTGACAGGCGGGCGCCGCTCCTCGAAGCGTATGCGTACGAGTGCTACCTCACCGATCAGCTCGGGGAGGCCGCCAAGGCGCGTGAGCAGGCGCTGGAGCTGTGGCGGGCCCTGGGCGAGGCCCAGAAGGAGGGCGAGAACCTGCGCTGGCTGTCGCGCCTCCACTGGTTCCTGGGCCGCAACGCGGAGGCCGAGCGCTACGCCCGTGACGCGCTCGCGGTGCTGGAACCCCACCCGCCGGGAACCCAACTGGCGATGGCCTACAGCAACCTCTCGCAGTTGCGGATGCTCGCCGCCGACGTGCCGGGGGCCGTGTTCTGGGGGGAGCGGGCCGCGGCGCTGGCCCGGCAACTCGGCGACACCGCCACGTTGAGCCACGCCCTGAACAACGTGCACACGGCGAGGCTGGAGGCCACCCCTTCCGAGGACTGGGCGGGGCTGGAGGAGAGCCTACGCCTCGCCCTGGCCTCGAATCTGGAGGAACACGCGGCGAGGGCCTGGACGAACCTCGCCTCACTGGCCGTGAAGCACTGGCAGGTTGACCGCGCCCGGGGGTATCTGGAAGACGGCATCGCCTACGCGACCGATCACGACCTGGACGCCTGGCGGCTGTACATGCAGGGGTGGCAGGCCCTCTGGCTGGTGTACCAGGCCCGCTGGAACGAGGCGGGCGAACTCGCGCAGGCCCTCACCCATAACCCCCGGGTCTCGCCCGTCAGCCGCATTCAGGCGCTGGTGGCCCTTGGGCGAATTCGGGCCCGCCGGGGGGACCCCGAGGTCTGGTCCCTGCTGGACGAGGCCCTGAGCCTCGCCGAGCCTACCGGGGAGTTCCAGCGGCTGGGAATTGTCCGCACCGCCCGCGCCGAGGCGTTCTGGCTGGCGGGTGATCCGGAGCGCGCCGCCGGGGAGGCCGCCTCCGTCTATGACCTGGCCCTGAGCAAAGGTCAGCCCTGGCTCCTGGGGGAACTGGCCTACTGGCGCTGGAGAGCCGGAGCGCTGCCCTCACTCCCGACCGGCATTGCCCAACCCTTCGCGTTGCAGATGGCTGGACGGCCGCTCGAGGCGGCCCGGGCCTGGCGGGCCCTGAACGCTCCCTATGAGGCTGCCCGGGCCCTCACCGAGAGTGACGATGAACCCGCCCTCAAGGAGGCGCTGGTCGAAGTCGAGCGGCTGGGCGCACGCCCGCTGGCCCAGCGCGTGACGCGGCGGTTGCGCGAGCGGGGGGCGACAGGCATCCCGCGGGGGCCGCGTCCAGCCACCCGGACCCATCCGGCCGGGCTGACCTCCCGGGAGGTGGAGGTCCTCAACCTGCTGGCCGGGGGTCAGCGTGACAAGCAGATCGCCCGCCAGCTCAACCTCTCCGAGAAGACCGTGGGCCACCACGTCTCGGCGATCCTGGCAAAACTGGACCGAAAAAGCCGCGCCGAGGCCGTTCTGGAGGCGCGGAGGCAGGGCATCCTGCCAACCTAG
- a CDS encoding DUF4242 domain-containing protein yields MPRYMVERTFAAGLEIPVNVEGAAACLSVVDKNADVGVTWVHSYVSEDHRKTFCIYDGPNPEAIRQAAQRTGLPVDRISRVSVLDPYFYH; encoded by the coding sequence ATGCCGCGTTACATGGTCGAACGGACTTTCGCTGCTGGTCTTGAGATTCCCGTCAACGTCGAGGGGGCCGCCGCCTGCCTGAGTGTGGTGGATAAGAACGCGGACGTGGGGGTGACCTGGGTGCACTCCTACGTGAGCGAGGACCACCGGAAGACCTTTTGCATCTACGACGGCCCCAACCCCGAGGCCATCCGCCAGGCGGCCCAGCGCACCGGCCTGCCCGTGGACCGGATCAGCCGGGTGAGCGTGCTCGACCCGTACTTCTACCACTGA
- a CDS encoding GNAT family N-acetyltransferase: protein MTQVFVPNTEAQLGQVRGLMRAFLAWHRQRHHEDLHLVDQYFDAAAFKAELASLPGKYAPPRGHLLLALHDSEPAGCVALRELDSQTCEMKRMFVAPHLRGKGIGRALAETLLWEARHIGYRSMRLDTSIRQLEAQALYRRVGFTAAEPETGLPEALRNWLVFMELRL, encoded by the coding sequence GTGACGCAAGTGTTCGTTCCCAACACCGAGGCGCAATTGGGTCAGGTGCGCGGCCTGATGCGGGCTTTTCTCGCCTGGCACCGGCAGCGGCACCACGAGGACCTCCACCTGGTCGACCAGTATTTCGATGCAGCGGCCTTCAAGGCGGAACTCGCCTCGCTGCCCGGCAAGTACGCTCCACCCCGGGGCCACCTGCTCCTCGCCCTTCATGACAGTGAGCCTGCCGGATGCGTGGCGTTGCGGGAGTTGGACAGCCAGACATGCGAGATGAAGCGGATGTTCGTCGCCCCACACCTGCGGGGAAAGGGAATCGGCCGGGCGCTCGCCGAGACGTTGCTGTGGGAGGCCCGCCATATCGGTTACCGCTCGATGCGCCTGGACACCAGCATCCGGCAACTGGAGGCCCAGGCCCTGTACCGCCGCGTGGGGTTCACGGCGGCCGAGCCGGAAACCGGGCTGCCCGAGGCTCTCAGGAACTGGCTGGTCTTTATGGAGCTCAGGTTGTAG
- a CDS encoding alpha/beta fold hydrolase — protein MTPKPTLVLLPGALQSATALAPLAAALTPFADVLPLDLPGHGGQPIPDVLRPQEMAEAVVAELDRRKVARAHLFGYSLGGYVGLLLARVHPERVASVFAHATKLAWTPEVAAREVRGLDADRILEKAPAFAATLQQAHAPQDWQRLTRRVADLLTGLGENPDVTDSVLRALKVPVHLSLGDHDRMVSLEETVAAYRALTRGRLLVLPGVTHPFEPQVQERLAPELRAFLQATEVVQA, from the coding sequence GTGACCCCCAAGCCCACCCTCGTGCTGCTCCCTGGCGCGCTCCAGTCCGCTACTGCACTCGCTCCGCTGGCTGCCGCCCTGACGCCCTTCGCCGACGTCCTGCCCCTGGACCTGCCCGGTCATGGGGGGCAGCCCATTCCGGACGTCCTGCGGCCCCAGGAAATGGCCGAGGCTGTAGTGGCCGAACTCGACCGAAGGAAGGTGGCGAGGGCCCACCTCTTCGGCTACAGCCTGGGTGGGTACGTGGGCCTGCTGCTTGCACGAGTTCACCCCGAGCGGGTAGCCAGTGTATTCGCGCACGCCACGAAACTCGCCTGGACCCCCGAGGTGGCGGCACGCGAGGTGCGGGGCCTGGATGCCGACCGGATCCTGGAGAAAGCTCCCGCCTTCGCCGCCACGCTCCAGCAGGCGCATGCTCCGCAGGACTGGCAACGGCTCACCCGGCGCGTCGCCGACCTCCTAACGGGGCTGGGGGAGAACCCAGACGTGACGGATTCCGTCCTGCGGGCCCTGAAGGTTCCGGTTCACCTCTCGCTCGGGGACCACGACCGGATGGTCAGCCTGGAGGAAACCGTCGCCGCCTACCGGGCGCTGACCCGGGGGCGCCTGCTCGTGCTGCCGGGCGTCACTCATCCTTTCGAGCCCCAGGTGCAGGAGCGCCTCGCGCCTGAGCTGCGCGCGTTCCTTCAGGCCACAGAAGTCGTTCAGGCGTAA